In the genome of Photobacterium sp. TY1-4, one region contains:
- the trhA gene encoding PAQR family membrane homeostasis protein TrhA: MAKQLAATSGYSVAEEVANSISHGLGMIFGIVGLVLLLNQAIDAGADGLSITSLSIYGSSMILLYLASTLYHAIPSERAKRALKTFDHCAIYLLIAGTYTPFLLISLRTPLAITLMAVIWSIALVGIVLKIAFVYRFKRLSLITYLVMGWLALVAVYPLALSLSTGGLVLLGAGGLVYSLGVIFYVWDRVPFNHAIWHLFVLGGTVCHFCSIYFYVEPI; encoded by the coding sequence ATGGCAAAGCAATTGGCAGCAACCTCCGGGTATTCGGTGGCCGAAGAAGTGGCGAACAGCATCAGCCACGGCCTGGGGATGATTTTCGGGATTGTCGGCCTGGTTTTACTGTTAAACCAGGCCATTGATGCCGGTGCGGACGGGTTGAGTATTACCAGCCTGAGTATTTACGGCAGCAGTATGATCCTGCTGTATCTGGCCTCTACCCTCTATCATGCGATCCCGTCTGAGCGCGCCAAGCGGGCCCTGAAAACCTTCGATCACTGCGCGATCTATTTGCTGATCGCCGGGACCTACACGCCTTTCTTGCTGATCTCACTCCGCACCCCGCTGGCGATCACGCTGATGGCGGTGATCTGGAGTATCGCCCTTGTTGGCATTGTGCTGAAAATTGCCTTTGTGTACCGGTTTAAGCGCTTGTCCCTGATCACGTATCTGGTGATGGGGTGGCTGGCCCTGGTCGCGGTTTATCCGCTGGCTTTATCCTTATCGACCGGGGGACTGGTCTTGCTGGGTGCCGGCGGGCTGGTCTATTCGCTGGGGGTGATTTTCTATGTCTGGGACCGGGTGCCGTTCAATCATGCCATCTGGCACCTGTTCGTGCTCGGCGGTACTGTGTGCCATTTTTGCTCGATCTATTTCTATGTGGAGCCGATTTAG